The window TATCTTCTAACCATTCAAAGTTTTTAACAATTTCTCTTTTTACATTTTTCTTATGAGCTGCATAAAGTTGAGTTGTAGTTACATTATCATGGTCTAATAAATTTTGTACATCATATATTGAAAATCCGTACTGTATCAAAGAAGTGGCAGATGTGGCTCTTAATTTATGAGGACTATATCCGCTACCGCGAGGTATACCCATAGCTATTGATGTATACTTTATAACCAATTCTCTTATTGCTTTTAATGTCATCCTTTTATTTTGAAGAGATAAAAAAAGAGCATCTTTATATTGAACTTCAAGATAATCAGAATTTGTTCTTTCGCTTTTAATGTAATCTAGAACAACTGATTCGCAAGTTTTATTGAGGGGCATTAAAGCTTCTTTTCCTCTTTTTCTATAGATTTTAAATTCTCCTCTAGTAAAGTTGAATGACGAAATATTAAGTTCTCTAAGTTCGCTAAGTCTCAAACCGTATGTAATGAACAATATCAAGATGGCTTTATCTCTTAATTTTGTTTTTTTCCAATAGATTTTTTCTTTTTCAGTTAAGCCTTGACCAGATTCAACTGCATCTATCATTTTTGCAACTTCATCAATTTCTAATCTTTTTATGGCATCTGGTTGTGGCTTTGGCAGTTTTATAGGATTGAAACCATCTGTAATATTTTGATTTATTTGTTCATTTCTATATAAGAATTTAAACAAAGAAGATAACGAAGATTTTTTTCTAGCTAATGATCTGTTGTTATTTTCAAATACTTGTGTATTCTTATTTGTTTTTTTATAGTATCTTGAACAATAATCTCCTAAAAATAAATTAATATCTCTTGCTTTAATATTGTTAAATTCATCAATACTTATATCTGTGCAACTAGTTGATGTTGTTAAATCTGATTCGTTTACTAAATATTTGCAAAAAAACAAAATGTCTTCTAAATAAGCTAATCGAGTTGATGAAACAACTGCACTTTTAAGATATACAAAAAAATCTTTCATATATTTAGGTAACTGTTTTTCAACATTAATACAATTTTCAATTATTGAATTTTCCTTTAGAACTATGTTATCTGGTTTATCTGATTTATTATGTATTTTTAGATTCTTGTGCAATTAAAACACTCCTTGCGTATAAATATTATAATATTCATATGATATCAATTTAAGTTGTAAAAAACAAGAGTTATACAAATTCCGAACAATTTGGCAGGGTCTAAAATTAAAAACCTCGGGAAAATTTTATAAAAACACGAATTATATCTATATTTTAATATATAAAATACGGGAAAAGAGGTTACTTTTTACTCTATAATTCAAATGAGTATCAAGCAAAATTAGTATCTGATCTTTTTTCGAATAAAGTATTTAATAAAATGTAAATTTTGATGATAATATTTAACTTAACTGTAATATAAATAAGAATTTTATTATACTTATTTATATTTAATGCTATAATAAACATTAAAATAAGTTATATAAAAAGGAAGTGTTATTATTGATTAAATGTAATTTTGATGGTGCTTGTAATAACAATGGAAACAAAGAGGCTGATACTGGATTGGGATATGCTATTTACGATACAAAACATAATGTTTATTTAAAAGAAATATCCTTATATGGAGGAAACGGTACTAATAATACAGCTGAATATAAGGCTTTAATAGAATGTATGAAGGATTTGATCGGATTAGGTTTGATTAAAGAAGAGATAAACATATATGGAGATTCTGATCTTATAATAAAACAAGTTATAGGACAGTGGAAGTGTAAAAAAGAACATTTAATTCCTCTTAGAGATGAAGCTGTTAAACTTATGAATAAATTTGATGATTTAAATATAAAATGGGTGCCTAGAAATGAAAATGCCCTGGCAGATAAATTATCAAAAGAAGGAATAAATCAAAAAAATGCTATAAAAGATATAAATGACGATAAAACAATAAACAAAGAAGTTCTCCCGATAACCGTATTTAATTTAGGGGATGGTATATACAAGGTTGTAGATCGAGGATGCTTTTATGCGGTTGATATCAATAGAAAGTTTTGTTCTTGCCCAGAAAATCAAAAAAATAAAGAAAAGTGTAATCATATAATGTATATAGAAAATATGTAAAAACGGATATTTATGTATTTAAGCAGATTAATTGCAATGAAAAGGGGGGGAAGATTTTATGAATATTATAGATTTAACTCATTTGATTTATCCAAACATGCCTGTTTTTCCAGGTACCGATACACCTGTTTTGGAAAAGGCCAACACTATAGAAAAAGATGGTTTTTGTGAAATGAAAATGACCATGTATTCTCATACAGGTACACATATAGATGCTCCTGCACATATGCTAAAAGATGGAGTTACATTAGATAAATTAGATGTAAATAACTTCATAGGTACAGCTATTATTTTAGAATTTAAGGACAAAAAACATATAAAGTTAAAAGATATACTGCCATATAAAGATAAAATAGCCAAATCTGATTTTGTAATAATTAAAACTGGATGGAGTAAGTTTTGGGGTAAAAAAGAATATTTTGAAGAGTTTCCATCTATAAATATAGATGTAGCTAATTGGTTGGTTAATTTTAATTTAAAGGGGATAGGTGTAGATGCTATATCTATAGATGATATGAAATCTACTTCATTTGAAGTCCATAAAACATTAATGAAAAATAATCTGATTATAATAGAGAATCTTACTAATTTAGAGAAAATAGAAGATACTTTTTTTACATTGACAGTTTTACCTTTAAAAACACTTAATGCTGATGGAGCTCCTGTAAGAGCTATAGCTGTTATATAGTAAAATTTCATAATATAAATGAACTAGTTTACATACATGAGTATGATATTTAGTTCATTTATATTATGAATAGCGTTTTTACTATTAAATATTATCTATATCCTTTATATCATAAACTTCATTATATTCACAGTACTGTATAGCATTAAAAATATTATCTGAAATATCCTGGGATACATCTTTATTAAAAAACAATATTCCTATACTTTTATATTTATCACATATAACATCTTTAGCAACTATTTTTCCTTCGTATCCAGCCAATACATCATTTATTTCTTCTCCGAGTTTAGAAAAGATTTCATCTTGTTTCCAAGCTATAAATCCTATAAAAGATTTTGTTATACACTCGTCAAAACCTTTATTTATTAATATTTCTTTCCAAGTTATATTTTCTATGTTCATAAATAAAACCTCCTATAATAAATAATACTAATTTTAGATTAACCTTATTTAAGTTGTATTATTCTACCATGCCATGGATCTAAAAACATAAGATGAGTAAATTCATATTATAAAAAATAATATATATTTTCATGTATAAAAATTATAAAACAGTCTAAAATAAAATGTACAATATTAAATACTGGAGGAATATTATGGATAATTTAAGTATTGCAGCTATAAGAATAGATCAAAGAACAGATTCTGCTACTAAAGTACAAGAAATATTAACTCAAAATGGAGATATGATTTTAAATAGATTTGGTATGCATGATCCTATAGAGGTGAATACAGGTCTAATAACATTGAACTTAAGAGCAGAAAAAAACAGAATAAATAATATGATAAATGAATTGAGTAGACTAAATGGAGTAAGAGTTAATCATATGGAAGTATAAAATAAAGCAGTTCAAGTAATTTGAACTGCTTTATTAATGAAAAATAGTGGGGATGATGTTTGATATACATAAGCCATGGATAGATTATTAAGTAAAATATCATTAGAATCATATTAACAGATATTATCAATAGAAACGGTGAAATCAAGTAGCTATTTGATTAGAGATATTTTATAATAAATTATTTGATATCTTAATAATTTGAGATTCTATGTAAAATCCAAATAAGTCAAAATTAATTCATTAAATATTTTATATAATTAATTTTAAAATATATAATGAATTAATTATTATAAGATTAATTATATAAAAACATTAGATTTAACATAAAAGGAATTAGAGGGTACCTCTAAAAATAGAATTCAACTAGTCTTTAAATGTATATTTAGGGAATAGTTGAATCTGGAATTATAACTTTTAGTTACATATGCCTTTATATTGCTTGTTTTGTGTATATAATAATATATTTTAGTTTTATTAAAAATATATTATTATTGATTACTGTATCATATATTTTTAAACGTTCAAATTTGACAAGTTTTGCATAAATTTCATGAATATTTATTGTATAGTTTGATTTTATATTTTTATTTAATTTATTTAATATAGTTTTATACATATTAAATTTGATTTTTTCTATTTTAATGAAAATGATTATCACTAGATTTTATTTTATAATTAAAAAACCTCATTGCGTTTGCAATAAGGTTTTTTAATTTGATATCAGTTTAATATTTTTCTATTTACATTCAAAATCATCTATTAACTCAATATATTCTTTTGGTAAAGGTTTTGGCTGCTGAGTATATTTAATTTTATTTAAGGAATTCTTATTTTCTTTTAAAACTATATTATCATCTTTTAATTCTATATACTCCCCTTCCAAAGGCTCTATAGTTACATTTTTACATAAACCACATTTTTTACATTCTTCTCTCATTAAACACTCTCCTCAATATTTAGTTATTAATCTTAGAAATAAATCATAACATTTAATAAATACTGTGTAAATATATCTATTATATAAAGTTAATATAAAATAAAGAATTGTGTATTTTTGATCTATGGGGGTAAAGAAATAATAAAGATTTTAAGCTTTGATTTCAAGAAAAAAGTTAAAAATAGTGAATTTTCTAAAAACTTAAGCTATTCACGTTGTTTATCTGCTATAATAATATATAATAGAAGTTAATATTTAAAAGGGGGTTAGAGTATGTCAAAGGTTATTGATTTTAATTTAGCTAAAAAAAAGATTAAACACAAACAACAAAGTAAAAATAATTATTTTAAAAAAATAAAATTTCAAAATAATAAGGTTTTATTAATGGTATTTATGGTTATACTCAGTATCGTTGGCTTGTTTTCTCTACTGACTCCTTTGAGACAACCTAATAAAGCAGTGGATATAGAGATGAATAGTAGCTCAATTGTAAATTATAATTCAAATTCAAATCTAATGCACAATTATATTTCTTGAAAATATAAAATTATATTTTAAATATTATACGATTTTTTTGTGCCTGATTCAATATTCAATAAATAATCATTAAACAACCTTAAAAAAACAAGGTTTCAAAAATCTTTTTTTTGTATTTTCTAAAGATTGCAAAAAATAAATAATATTTTACATTTTGATCAAATTTAGTTATTGCAAGATGTTAATAATTACAAAAAATAAATTAAAATAAAAAAAGCATGCGTTAAAATGTATGCTTTTTTTTATTTGATTTTAAAAAATGTTATTATTTCTTTTTTTTGAATATAAAAAAAATTGCCAAAAGTCACGCAAGCTTTAATCTATTGATATTTCTAATGAATGTTGTTATAATTATTGTGAATTAGCAAAGCTTTGGAATGAATTGTCATAAAATTCACTCAAGACGATATATTCCATAAGTATATTAAAGACTTTAATTATTATTATAGTTTTTAATATAAATAATTATTTTATTATAATGTAATTATTTTATAAGAAAAATTTTTTACAAGAAATTTAAGGAGGAAATAAAATGAACAAAACATCTAAAGATGTAATCGTAGTAGGATTTGCACTATTTGCAATGTTTTTCGGTGCAGGAAACTTAATATTCCCACCTGCTCTTGGACTTATGACGGGTGATGCTTGGGTACCTGGGTTAATCGGATTTTTATTAACAGGTATAGGAATGCCTGTACTTGGAATTATAGCTGCTTCTAAAGCTGGTGGTAGTTTAAGTGATTTAGCTGACAAAGTTAATCCTACATTTAGTAAAATTATAGGAACAGTTATAATGCTAGCTATAGGACCTCTTTTAGCTATACCTAGAACGGGTGCTACTACTTTTGAAATGGGATTTGCACCTTTATTCCCATCAGTAAGCCCTATATTAGTATCTGTAATATTCTTTGGAGTAACGTTATTCTTAGTTATAAACCCATCTGGAATAGTTGATAAAATAGGAAAAGTTCTTACACCTGTTTTATTAATATCTTTACTTGTTGTTATAATCAAAGGAATTATGAATCCTATAGGATCTCCTGTTGATACAGGAATGCAAAATGCATTTTCAAAAGGATTTACAGAAGGATACCAAACTATGGATGCTTTAGCTTCTATGGTTTTCGCAGGAATAGTAATTGGTTCTTTAGTTCAAAAAGGATACACTGATACTAAAGATCAAATTAAATTAACTGTAATGGCTGGTCTTGTAGCAGCTGCAGGTCTTGCTATTGTATATGGTGGATTAATGTACTTAGGAGCTACATCAAGTGGCGTATTCCCAGCTGATATAGCAAGAACTCAATTAACTATAAGTATTACAGAAAGTATATTAGGTAATGCTGGAAAAGCTTTAATAGGAATATCTGTATCTTTAGCATGTTTAACTACTGCAGTTGGACTTACAGCAACTTGTGGAGAATACTTCTCTAATCTTTCAAATGGTAAAATTGGTTACAAACCTATAGTTATTGGTGTTACTATATTCAGTGCTGTTATGTCTAACTTCGGAGTTGATGCAATAGTTAAAATAGCAGTTCCTCTACTTGTAACAGTATATCCTGTAGGTATAATATTGATCGTTTTCAATATATTTGATGATTACATACCTAATAAAACTGCTTATACAGGAGCGGTATTTGGAGCAGTATGTATCAGTTTATTTGACGCTTTAGCTGCTATGGGTACTCCAGTAACAGCTGTGAGTGAATTAATTTCTAAATTACCTTTAGCTAGTTCAGGATTCGCATGGATATTACCAGCTATAGTAGGATCTATAATTGCTATGGCTACTATGAAGAAAAAGCAAGAAAATGTATAATAAATAAAAAAAATCCTTATCGTCTACTCAAGACGATAAGGATTTTTAAAAAACATATATTTTTTTAGTTTTAATTTTCCGAATTTTTGAATTAAATCTAATATTTGGATTAAACTCAAAATTCTTTAAAAGGGGTGTTATAGAGATATGAATAAACAATCTAAAGATATTATTGTAGTGGGATTTGCACTATTTGCAATGTTCTTTGGTGCAGGAAATTTAATATTCCCTCCTGCTCTTGGTATGCAAACCGGTACTTCTTGGGTTACGGGTTTTCTAGGATTTTTATTAACAGGTATAGGAATGCCTGTACTTGGAATTATAGCTGCTTCTAAAGCTGGTGGTAGTTTAAGTGATTTGGCTGATAAAATAAGCCCAACATTTAGTAAAATATTAGGTACTATTATAGTTTTAGCTATAGGCCCTCTTTTAGCTATACCTAGAACGGGTGCTACTACTTTTGAAATGGGAATTAGACCTTTATTTCCTCAAGTAAGTCCCGTATTAGTATCTATAATATTTTTTGGTATAACACTATATCTAGTTATGAACCCATCTGATATAGTCGATAAAATAGGAAAAGTTCTTACACCTGTTCTATTAATATCTCTTTTAATTATAATTATTAAAGGAATTATAAGTCCTATAGGAATACCTGCTGATACAGGAATCCAAAATGCATTTTCCAATGGATTTACAGAAGGATATCAAACAATGGATGCTTTAGGATCCGTTATACTAGCTGGTATAGTAATAAATTCTTTAATTCAAAAAGGATATACAGATATTAAAGATCAAGTAAAACTATCAACTTTTGCTGGTCTTGTAGCTGCTAGTGGACTTGCTATTATATACGGAGGTTTAATGTATTTAGGAGCTACATCTAATACTGTATTTTCATCTGATATTACAAAGACTCAACTTACAATAAGTATTACAGAAAGTATATTAGGTAATACAGGTAAGATTATAATAGGGTTAGCTGTATCTTTAGCCTGTCTTACTACATCAATAGGACTTACAGCAACTTGCGGTCAATATTTTTCTAAACTATCAAAAGGTAAACTAAGTTATAAGGTAATAGTAATTGGGGTTGCTGTTTTTAGTGCAGTGGTTTCTAATTTTGGAGTTGAAACTATAGTTAAAGTTGCAGTTCCGTTGCTTGTAACGGTTTATCCTATTGTAATAATACTAATAGTTATGAATATTTTCGATGATTACATACCTAATAAAGCTGCTTATACAGGAGCTGTATATGGAGCTTTATGTGTAAGCTTATTTGATGCTTTAAGCGCTATAGGTATACAAATATCAAACATAAATTCTATACTATCTAAATTACCATTAGCAAGTTCTGGTTTTGCATGGTTAACACCGGCTATATTAGGATCTTTAATTGCCATGGCTACTATGAAAAAACAACATACAGTATAATTATCGTGCTTAATTTAATTTTATATATGAAAATTCGAAACTTCTATAATTTATAAATAAAAAAACATCAACTTTCATCCTAAAGTTGATGTTTTTTTATTTTATTTTAAGAAATTATGTTATATAATAAAATTAAGAATTTTTAGAAAAGTTTAACTTTTCAAACAAAACAGAAGGGAGTTTTATTATGAACGTTTCTGATTATGATTTCCCCTCACCTAAATTTATTATATTTCACTATTTTATAAAATGGTTTATAGATAGTTTTGGAATAATACCGTATTTTATATTTATAGTAGGATCTGTATTACTATTTTGTATGTATGCTCTTAGAAAAAGTTTTAAGAAAAATGAATTTGATAAAATAGTTATGATATCAATATTTACATTGATAATAATTGGTGGATTAATAGGTCTTGGATATGATATTAATAATGGATATCCTATAACCTTCAAATAGTTAAGTTAACATCTTTTGAATAAAATCATATATTATATAGAAGATATTTGAAAGGTGTTGAGATTATGATTAATAGATTTTTATATCCATATATGCCATATATTAGACAAATAAAACCTTCTTACATTAGAGTATTACATGCTTCTCCAGATGCTCCACCTGTAGATATATATGCGAATAACAATTTAATAGCTAAAAATATACCTTATAAAGGTTTTACTCCCTATATTAGTGTCGCTCCTGGAAACTATGTAATATCTGTTTTTGTATCTGGAACTACACAAAACCCAGTTTTAGTAAAAAATATTCAGGTTCCTAATGACACAATAGCAACAGTCGCTGCTACAGGTTATGCATCTGATTTAGATTTATTACCTATAGTAGAACCTGTGGAGCCTATACCTAACAACAAAACTATGGTTAGGTTTGTTCACCTATCTCCAAATACACCTAATGTAGATATAACTTTACCTAATGGAACTATATTATTTGAAGATATCGGGTATGAAGAAATAACAGAATATGTACCTGTACCACCGGGTAATTATACAGTTGAAGCCAAAGTTGCAGGAACTGATCAAACAGCTTTAACAGTACCTAATATTAACCTTAAACCTAACAGATTTTATAGTATATACGCAGTTGGTTTTTTAGATGACAGACCTCCTCTACAAGTATTAATACCTTTAGATGGAAATAGTTATATAAAATAAGGACCTCTATATTTTTAGAGGTTTTTTATTTTGTTTATAAATATAGTTTACATATAATTCAAAAAATTGGTATAATCGTTTAAAAGGAGATGATAAAGTGAAAATTCTTATATTAAGTCTTTTGATAGGAATTTTATTAGGAAGCTTCAAAATTATTCCTAATAAATACCTTAAATTAAATTCAAAATTTCAATTATTTGCTCTTATACTACTTTTGTTTTCAATGGGTATATCAATAGGATCTAATAAAGAGATGTTTAATTCAATTAATACATTAGGATTGCAAGCTATATCTTTTTCTATAATGACTATAATATTTAGTACATTAGTTTTGTATCTAATAACTAATTTATTTTTTAATACAAAAGAATTCCAAAAGGAGGATACTGAAAAATGATATATTATATTATATCGGCTTTATTACTAGGTGTACTTTCAGGGTATTATATAGTTCCTGAGAATATATTAAAAAATATAGATTTAATATCAACTATAGCTTTGAACCTATTAATTTTATCTGTTGGAATTGATCTTGGAGAAAATAAATCTGTTTTTGAAAAAATAAAAGAACGAGGATTATAAATTCTTTTAATACCATTTTCAGTTGTTATAGGAAGTTGTATTGGAGGTATTGTATGTGCTTTTATATACAAAATTCCTATTAATATAGCTCTTTCTATATCGTGCGGCTTTGGATGGTATAGTCTTTCGGCTGTAATACTGTCTAAAATATGTAGTGCTCAAATAGGAACAATAGCTTTTTTAAGCAATGTTTTTAGAGAAATGCTATCTGTTCTATTAATACCTGTAATAGCTAAACGAATGAATCATATAACATCAATAGCACCTGCTGGGGCTACTTCTATGGATTCTACACTACCAGTTATAATAAAATGTACAGATGAAGAAACGGTTGTAATGGCATTTATAAACGGGGCTATCCTATCCATATTAGTACCAGTATTAGTACCACTTGTATATAACATGTTTGGATAAATATATGTTTAAGAAATTTGAATGGGGAAATGATAAAAAGTTTTTCACTACTTTTTATCATTTCCCCATTTTGATAATTCATTTGGTATTAAACCGCATTTTTGAAGTTGAATAAATATCTGCAATGTGTTTTTAAAATCTCTTGCTTTCGTTGTTATTTTTAATACACAGTTCATAAAAAAGCCTCCTCTAGTTATCTTTTTCTATAAATAATATTCTTAAACATTGATAATTATTCTTAGAATTGTAACTTAAGGAGGCTTTTTAGATTGTAATTGTATCTATATTAGAAAACTTTTCCAGGATTTAAAATATTTTTAGGATCAAATGATAATTTGATATTTTTAAATAGATTCATCATTAATTCACCTTCAGATGATTTAAGATAAGGTCTTTTTGCATAACCTATTCCATGCTCACCCGATACCTTACCTTCTAATTCTATAGCTTTTGAATACATTAACTTAAATACTTCATCAAGCTTTTTATTCCAAGTATTATCGTCAAGTTCATCTCTTAGTATATATATATGTAGGTTTCCATCTCCAGCGTGTCCAAATCCCTTTATTCTTATATTGCATTTATGTTGAAGATCATCCGCAAACTTAACAAACTCAGCTATTTTATTTCTAGGTACAACAACATCACATTCATCCATTTCTGTAGTTGATGCTTTAATAGCTTCTAAAAATGCTCCTCTAGCCTTCCATATAGAATCTTGTCTTTCTTGTGTATTTGATATAAGTACATCAAAAGCTCCAGAATCTAGACATATATGAGCAACTTTTTCATATGCTTTTTCTATTTCTTGAGTAGAATTACCATCAAATGTAAGCAATAGATATGCATCTGCAGAACTATCAGGAAATTTCATACCTAAAAATTCTTCAGAAGCTAAAATAACATCTTTAACCATATATTCTATAGCAGTAGGTATAATCTTAGATTTAATAATCTTAGGGACTGTTTCTATAGCAGCTTCTAAATTTACAAATGGTATCAGTAAACTTATAGATTTTTTAGGTAAAGGAAGTAACTTTAAGGTAGCTTTAGTAACTATGCCTAATGTACCTTCTGATCCTACTATTAAATCTTTCAAGCTATATCCAGAGCTGTTTTTTACAACTTTACCTCCTACACTGATAATTTCTCCATTTGATAAAACTACTTCAAGAGCCCTTACATAATCTCTTGTAACCCCATACTTAACAGCTCTCATTCCACCAGCATTTGTATTTATATTTCCTGCTATAGTGGCGCTTTTTTCACCTGGATCTGGTGGATAAAAAAGATCATGTTCTTCTACGTATTTTGATAGTTCCATTAATAAAACACCGGGTTCTACATCTAAAGTTAGATTATCTTCATCTAACTCTAATATTTTGTTCATGTTACTCATATTAATCATTATTCCTCCATATAGAGGAACTGCTGCTCCAACAAGACCAGTACCTTGTCCTCTAGGAGTTACAGGTATATTATTTTTATATGCATATTTCATAATTTTTGATACTTCTTCAGTTGATAAAACTTCTACTAGAACTTCTGGATATTTTTTTATTCCTGCTAATTCATCATGACTAAAATCTTCATTAATTTCCTCTCCAACAAACACTCTATCTTTTGTACAAATCGAAACTAAAAAATCTATATCATATTTATCTATTTTTTTATAATCCATATTAAGCCCCCCTAACCTTTACTAGCTGCAACTAAATTATCTAATAATACTTCATCATTACTTAGCTTTTCTATTAATCCCGGAATAACTTCATAAATATCTCCAATTATTCCATAGTGTGCGCAATTAAATATAGGTGCATTTTCATCTTTATTAATGGCTATTATACAATCAGACTTGTTCATTCCCGCTACAAATTGAATAGCTCCAGATACTCCGCAAGTTATAATTAATTTAGGTTTTACAGTTCGCCCACTTAGTCCTATTTGTTTCTTTGCATCAACCCATCCAGATTCAATTAAGGGGCGTGTAACAGCTACTTTAGCATTTAGAATATTTGACAATTTATAAATCATATTCATATCTTCTAATTTACGTATTGCTCTTCCTGCTACAATAATAACTTCCGCCTCTTCAATTCCAGATACTTTTTCTTTATCTCTTACTTCTAAAACCGATATAGAAGAACTTAATTTATCTTCTTCTATATCGCAAACAATTATTTCTCCTTTTGTATTAATACTTTTTTCAGGAGCAGAGAATATTTTGTATCTAACAGTTGCAAATTGTGGTCTATGATTAGGAGTATATATATGAGCCATTATATTTCCACCAAATGCTGGTCTAATTTGATCTAAATCTGTATTCTCCTGA is drawn from Tepidibacter hydrothermalis and contains these coding sequences:
- a CDS encoding tyrosine-type recombinase/integrase, with translation MHKNLKIHNKSDKPDNIVLKENSIIENCINVEKQLPKYMKDFFVYLKSAVVSSTRLAYLEDILFFCKYLVNESDLTTSTSCTDISIDEFNNIKARDINLFLGDYCSRYYKKTNKNTQVFENNNRSLARKKSSLSSLFKFLYRNEQINQNITDGFNPIKLPKPQPDAIKRLEIDEVAKMIDAVESGQGLTEKEKIYWKKTKLRDKAILILFITYGLRLSELRELNISSFNFTRGEFKIYRKRGKEALMPLNKTCESVVLDYIKSERTNSDYLEVQYKDALFLSLQNKRMTLKAIRELVIKYTSIAMGIPRGSGYSPHKLRATSATSLIQYGFSIYDVQNLLDHDNVTTTQLYAAHKKNVKREIVKNFEWLEDKKE
- a CDS encoding ribonuclease HI family protein, which translates into the protein MIKCNFDGACNNNGNKEADTGLGYAIYDTKHNVYLKEISLYGGNGTNNTAEYKALIECMKDLIGLGLIKEEINIYGDSDLIIKQVIGQWKCKKEHLIPLRDEAVKLMNKFDDLNIKWVPRNENALADKLSKEGINQKNAIKDINDDKTINKEVLPITVFNLGDGIYKVVDRGCFYAVDINRKFCSCPENQKNKEKCNHIMYIENM
- a CDS encoding cyclase family protein, giving the protein MNIIDLTHLIYPNMPVFPGTDTPVLEKANTIEKDGFCEMKMTMYSHTGTHIDAPAHMLKDGVTLDKLDVNNFIGTAIILEFKDKKHIKLKDILPYKDKIAKSDFVIIKTGWSKFWGKKEYFEEFPSINIDVANWLVNFNLKGIGVDAISIDDMKSTSFEVHKTLMKNNLIIIENLTNLEKIEDTFFTLTVLPLKTLNADGAPVRAIAVI
- the brnQ gene encoding branched-chain amino acid transport system II carrier protein, with translation MNKTSKDVIVVGFALFAMFFGAGNLIFPPALGLMTGDAWVPGLIGFLLTGIGMPVLGIIAASKAGGSLSDLADKVNPTFSKIIGTVIMLAIGPLLAIPRTGATTFEMGFAPLFPSVSPILVSVIFFGVTLFLVINPSGIVDKIGKVLTPVLLISLLVVIIKGIMNPIGSPVDTGMQNAFSKGFTEGYQTMDALASMVFAGIVIGSLVQKGYTDTKDQIKLTVMAGLVAAAGLAIVYGGLMYLGATSSGVFPADIARTQLTISITESILGNAGKALIGISVSLACLTTAVGLTATCGEYFSNLSNGKIGYKPIVIGVTIFSAVMSNFGVDAIVKIAVPLLVTVYPVGIILIVFNIFDDYIPNKTAYTGAVFGAVCISLFDALAAMGTPVTAVSELISKLPLASSGFAWILPAIVGSIIAMATMKKKQENV
- the brnQ gene encoding branched-chain amino acid transport system II carrier protein, which codes for MNKQSKDIIVVGFALFAMFFGAGNLIFPPALGMQTGTSWVTGFLGFLLTGIGMPVLGIIAASKAGGSLSDLADKISPTFSKILGTIIVLAIGPLLAIPRTGATTFEMGIRPLFPQVSPVLVSIIFFGITLYLVMNPSDIVDKIGKVLTPVLLISLLIIIIKGIISPIGIPADTGIQNAFSNGFTEGYQTMDALGSVILAGIVINSLIQKGYTDIKDQVKLSTFAGLVAASGLAIIYGGLMYLGATSNTVFSSDITKTQLTISITESILGNTGKIIIGLAVSLACLTTSIGLTATCGQYFSKLSKGKLSYKVIVIGVAVFSAVVSNFGVETIVKVAVPLLVTVYPIVIILIVMNIFDDYIPNKAAYTGAVYGALCVSLFDALSAIGIQISNINSILSKLPLASSGFAWLTPAILGSLIAMATMKKQHTV
- a CDS encoding DUF4397 domain-containing protein encodes the protein MINRFLYPYMPYIRQIKPSYIRVLHASPDAPPVDIYANNNLIAKNIPYKGFTPYISVAPGNYVISVFVSGTTQNPVLVKNIQVPNDTIATVAATGYASDLDLLPIVEPVEPIPNNKTMVRFVHLSPNTPNVDITLPNGTILFEDIGYEEITEYVPVPPGNYTVEAKVAGTDQTALTVPNINLKPNRFYSIYAVGFLDDRPPLQVLIPLDGNSYIK
- a CDS encoding LysO family transporter produces the protein MKILILSLLIGILLGSFKIIPNKYLKLNSKFQLFALILLLFSMGISIGSNKEMFNSINTLGLQAISFSIMTIIFSTLVLYLITNLFFNTKEFQKEDTEK
- a CDS encoding FAD-binding oxidoreductase, which codes for MDYKKIDKYDIDFLVSICTKDRVFVGEEINEDFSHDELAGIKKYPEVLVEVLSTEEVSKIMKYAYKNNIPVTPRGQGTGLVGAAVPLYGGIMINMSNMNKILELDEDNLTLDVEPGVLLMELSKYVEEHDLFYPPDPGEKSATIAGNINTNAGGMRAVKYGVTRDYVRALEVVLSNGEIISVGGKVVKNSSGYSLKDLIVGSEGTLGIVTKATLKLLPLPKKSISLLIPFVNLEAAIETVPKIIKSKIIPTAIEYMVKDVILASEEFLGMKFPDSSADAYLLLTFDGNSTQEIEKAYEKVAHICLDSGAFDVLISNTQERQDSIWKARGAFLEAIKASTTEMDECDVVVPRNKIAEFVKFADDLQHKCNIRIKGFGHAGDGNLHIYILRDELDDNTWNKKLDEVFKLMYSKAIELEGKVSGEHGIGYAKRPYLKSSEGELMMNLFKNIKLSFDPKNILNPGKVF